AACGACCAATACTGAGCAGTGTGCATGATGCAACACATAGTTACTCACACTGCCAATAAAAAGCTCTGCCAGACCTGAGTGACCTTTACGTCCCATGACAATTAGATCAATTTGCCACTCATTTGCCAAGGTACAAATTTGATATCCTGGTGCTCCAAAAACAGACTCACAGGTAGCTAATACGCCTCGCTGAGTTGCTTGTTGATAATATTGCAAAAGCCACTCATTAGCTTGTTCAATCTGAGTCTCCCATTTTTGTTGAGCGAACTGTAAATCAGCGTCATCATATGGAGTAAAATAATTAGCGCCTTTGGTGGTTCTTGTTTGTGAAGCAGTTAATAAACTAGACCGCTGCATTGAAGTTTCTACACAATGGAGTAGATATAGTTTTGCTTTGTGGAATTGAGCAGTTTCTAGAGCCTGCTCGAAGACAACCCCACCCGAGAATGAGGTATCAATTGCTACTAAAACACGGTTGTAACTCATGTAAATCTTCCAGTTTTTACACAAAATTCTTGATGGCCATCAGGAAATCAACCCTAGAACTAGTTATCCAATAGTTCTTCAGTAGAAGAGGTTGAAAACTAGAGAGTGATGATCCTCTTTACTAATTTCTATGGATAAAATAGTAGCGATCATACACACAGCAATCACCAATGATGGCATTGGAATTTCCAAATGGCATATTAGGCAAGTAATTAGCGTATAAACCACGTGTGGCAAAGTTGTGTCAAAACTACCGATTTATTGTGTCAACGAAGATACCGTTAGAGGGAGTGAAAACTGAAACTTACTCCCGATACCTAACTGGCTATCGACGTTAATCGTCCCACCCTGCAGTTCTACTAGGCGCTGTGTAATAGCTAATCCTAATCCAGTTCCACTTGAATGACGGGTGCGGGAATGTTGCGATCGCCAGAATCTGTTAAATACATGAGGTAAATCTTTCGGAGCAATGCCTAAGCCTGTATCAGCTACCGTAACCCAAGCATTCCGATCATCTCGTCGGACTTGCACCACAATTTGCCCCTGTTCTGTGTAGCGAAGGGCATTGCCAACAAGATTCACTAAAATTTGTTCTGTGCGATCAGGATCCACCCAAACTGGAGGTAAGTTAGATGGACAGTCTAAGGCCAGAGTGGGGCCATCTTCTCTCAATTGAGTTGAGAGATTTTCGCTGACGTGTAGTAAAAGTGAATTTAGAGAAATTGATTGTAAATGCAGTGGCAAATGTCCGGCTTCTGCTTTTGAAAGTAGCTGCAAATCCATGACTAATCGTTCAACCCGCCGCACTTCTTTGATCAAGCGATCCAATAGATCCGCAGTGGGAGGTATGCGCTCATCTACTATTTCTTCTAAATAGCCTCGAATAGTGGTCATGGGGGTGCGCAATTCATGAGCCAAATCGCCAATCAGCTCTCGGCGTTTTTGTTCAACCTGCTCTAAACTCATGGCCATGCGGTTAAAACTTCGACTGAGCCGATTGATTTCAGGAATAGAGCTAGTAGGTAAACGAATATCTAACTGCCCATCTGCAAATTTTCGAGTGGTCTGTTCTATCTGAATGAGGGGAGCTGTAATTCGTCGAGCCACCCAATAGCTTAATAGAAGAGCAGCAGTCACACCTGAAAGAATGGACCAAATCATACTGATGTGCCAAGCAGTTTCGAATTCTGCAATCAGAATGGACTTTAATTCAGTAATTTCGATTTGGCGCTGCACTAACTGATCAAGATCTTCGTTGAAACGGTTAAAGGAGGTCAATCGGTTAATAATGATGTAAAAATCCAGGCTGATGAACATTACCAGCATATGAGAGAAAAACAATCGCGACTTCAAACCAATTGTTTTTAGCATGGCCCGTCTTCAAACTTATACCCCACTCCCTGAATTGTTTTAATAAATTGAGGTTGGGTAGGGTTAACCTCAATTTTCTTGCGCAACCGAGCAACCTGCGTGTCCACAACGCGATCGTCTCCAAAAAAATCATTGCCCCAAAGATTATCAATGAGTTGAGTACGACTCCAGGCCCGTCCAGGGTAACTCAGGAAAGTTTGCAGAAGCTTAAATTCAAGACTTGTTAAATCCAGCATCTCAGCCTCTTGACCTGACAGATGCCTTTGCGCGATATGGTGCTCAACATCAACGGTGAAAGATCCAGTTCTATAAAGTAAATGGTCAGATTGTTCACCCCGCAAACTCCGACGTAACAATGCTCTTACCCTAGCTATTAACTCTCTAGGGCTAAAAGGTTTCGTTAGGTAATCATCTGCTCCGGTTGTAAGGCCAATGATCCGGTCAAGTTCTTCAGCCCTGGCAGTCAACATCAGAATATAAGGATCCTTGGCGAGTGATTGCTGACGAATTCGGCTACAAACTTCCAAACCATCTAAACCTGGCAACATCAGATCTAATATGACCAAGTCTGGTTGCAGCATGGTTATAACCCGCAGCGCATCTGCCCCATTGCTTAAGGTTTCACATATAAACCCTTCAGTTTCAAGCATATTGCGAACCAGTTGAGCAATTTCTTTCTCATCTTCAACAATGAGTATGGTGGGTTTCATACTTGGATCAAAGAATGACTCTAATCTCCATGATGGCACGTCAAAATCTCTTTGAGAGAATGACTCCTAGCCATTCTCTCCACCAGTTTTTCATAGCTTATACGATGGAATGAATCAGCAATCAACTTCTGTAAACCACTTTTGAATTTGCTGTCATTCTCTTGATTCATCCATCCAATGAAGGAACGTTCTGGGTCATCTAACTTGATCTGTTGGTGAGTGAAAACAAATTCACCATACAAAGTCATACCGATCTGATCTAAAGACAGCAGCAGTTCTCTATCTCAAAGGTAATCGGACTGAAAGCTATGACCATGTGATGAGGCCGCTCAAAGGAGTAGAGTCGGCCAAAAAGTTTGCTGCATCTATTTAAAGTCTCACCAATTTACTGAGATGTTGTTAGTGTCCTGATTTATTCGCCATGGGCTGAGATAGCTGAAATGCTTTGATAATAGAGAATTCAGAGCACTCCTTTATGAACATTGCCCAACGCGAGCAGCAGATTATCCGCATCCAATCTCAAAGTTCCTATGCTTCTATTAACGAAGCCCTAGAATCAACCCTTCGTCTTGAAGCTAACCGAGTCACCCAGATCGCAGTAGAGTCAGCTCTAGACGAAGAAGTTCAAGCTTATCTATCAGAGATTCAAGGGGATCGACCTCGACGTTCAGGCTACTATCAACGGATCCTTGATACCCAGTACGGCAGGATTACTCAGCTGTCCGTTCCCAAACTACGGAAAGGGAATGCAGGCCGAGAGTGGCAGATTTTAGAGCGTTACCAACGAGCCCTTGGCAGCCTGCTAGAGTTTTGCCTAGGGCTGTATGTCATGGGCTTATCGCTTCGAGATCTGCAAGAAGCTCTCTATGAGATCCTGGGTGCAGTCTTATCCGTGAATGCCATTAACCGGATTACACTTAAAGCCCAGAAGCAGATGCTCCAAAGTCGTCAGACTCGTCTTGAGAAAACCCCTTTTATTTTGATTGTTGATGGGGTTTGGGCGAGTGTTCAATGTGCGTCTGAAGACTTTTGGGAAGACCAAGCTGGGCATATTCGGAAACTACGCCGTGCGGAAGACAGAGTCATCTTAGTGGCCATGGCGATATGGCCAAATGGGACACAAACTGTTCTCCATTATGAAATTGCTGTCCAAGAATCTGAGGCAGCTTGGCTACTGTTCTTTGAGCACCTGCGGCAACGAGGATTGCAAACCCATTTGGTGAAGCTGATTGTGAGTGATGGCACCACTGGGCTACCTAAGGTAATTCGCGCTCTGTTTCCCCTCGCGCAACATCAACGGTGCATTACCCATAAGGTTCGAGCGATGCTCCGGCATTTGGGCTATGAGCAATTGCCACACCTGGATGCTCAAGGACAAGAACTGTCCCACTCTGAAGCCAAGAAGCTGCGGTATTCCTGGAGGGGCGACATGCCCTGTGGACACCTTGCTTCTTTGGCTAATAATCAGGTAGACAAGAAAAAAGATGGGCTGAAAATGATGTCTCTCCAGCTCACCTTATTGACAATGATATTGCCACTATACCAACCCCATTTACGCCGTCAACTGTCTCCTGCCCAGTATCTTCTCCTTGAGATTCTGGTTCATCTTTTACAAACGCTTCGCTGTGTCAAAATCGAGACCCTAGCAGAAGGACTGCCACTGCCGATTCTATTTGAGAGTCGCCGAAAAAATACAACGGTTCTTCTCCTTACCGACCCTTGAACTTGAAACGCTTTGGCTACCGCTGGTTGAACTGTGGCTGAGCAAGCAGTACCCTCAAGGCTCCCAGCTTTATGTCGTCATCGACCGTACCAGTTGGGGTGTGATTAATCTATTGATGGTGAGCGTGGTCTGGCAACATCGCGCTATTCCCATATGGTGTGAAGCGCTCGCTAAAAAGGGCAGCAGCAACTATGACGAGCAAACGGCTATTTTGAGCAACGTCATTCGCCATTTATCCGCCTATCGTCTGGTTATCCTCGGTGACCGAGAGTTTTGTTCCGTCAAGCTCGGACAGTGGTTAGCTCAACAGAAGGTCCACTTTTGTCTGCGCCT
The genomic region above belongs to Acaryochloris sp. CCMEE 5410 and contains:
- a CDS encoding universal stress protein → MSYNRVLVAIDTSFSGGVVFEQALETAQFHKAKLYLLHCVETSMQRSSLLTASQTRTTKGANYFTPYDDADLQFAQQKWETQIEQANEWLLQYYQQATQRGVLATCESVFGAPGYQICTLANEWQIDLIVMGRKGHSGLAELFIGSVSNYVLHHAHCSVLVVQDNKA
- a CDS encoding cell wall metabolism sensor histidine kinase WalK, which encodes MLKTIGLKSRLFFSHMLVMFISLDFYIIINRLTSFNRFNEDLDQLVQRQIEITELKSILIAEFETAWHISMIWSILSGVTAALLLSYWVARRITAPLIQIEQTTRKFADGQLDIRLPTSSIPEINRLSRSFNRMAMSLEQVEQKRRELIGDLAHELRTPMTTIRGYLEEIVDERIPPTADLLDRLIKEVRRVERLVMDLQLLSKAEAGHLPLHLQSISLNSLLLHVSENLSTQLREDGPTLALDCPSNLPPVWVDPDRTEQILVNLVGNALRYTEQGQIVVQVRRDDRNAWVTVADTGLGIAPKDLPHVFNRFWRSQHSRTRHSSGTGLGLAITQRLVELQGGTINVDSQLGIGSKFQFSLPLTVSSLTQ
- a CDS encoding response regulator, with the protein product MKPTILIVEDEKEIAQLVRNMLETEGFICETLSNGADALRVITMLQPDLVILDLMLPGLDGLEVCSRIRQQSLAKDPYILMLTARAEELDRIIGLTTGADDYLTKPFSPRELIARVRALLRRSLRGEQSDHLLYRTGSFTVDVEHHIAQRHLSGQEAEMLDLTSLEFKLLQTFLSYPGRAWSRTQLIDNLWGNDFFGDDRVVDTQVARLRKKIEVNPTQPQFIKTIQGVGYKFEDGPC
- a CDS encoding transposase, encoding MNIAQREQQIIRIQSQSSYASINEALESTLRLEANRVTQIAVESALDEEVQAYLSEIQGDRPRRSGYYQRILDTQYGRITQLSVPKLRKGNAGREWQILERYQRALGSLLEFCLGLYVMGLSLRDLQEALYEILGAVLSVNAINRITLKAQKQMLQSRQTRLEKTPFILIVDGVWASVQCASEDFWEDQAGHIRKLRRAEDRVILVAMAIWPNGTQTVLHYEIAVQESEAAWLLFFEHLRQRGLQTHLVKLIVSDGTTGLPKVIRALFPLAQHQRCITHKVRAMLRHLGYEQLPHLDAQGQELSHSEAKKLRYSWRGDMPCGHLASLANNQVDKKKDGLKMMSLQLTLLTMILPLYQPHLRRQLSPAQYLLLEILVHLLQTLRCVKIETLAEGLPLPILFESRRKNTTVLLLTDP